In Leptolyngbyaceae cyanobacterium, a genomic segment contains:
- a CDS encoding chemotaxis protein CheA, which translates to WIPYELPATELPETTPANNPTNTPPSPPLDISPTQKPIQPETSISTPPTPPLPSAVVRVDLAKLDELMRMVGELVIERSRLTENIQNLKHTLPTPQWRELLQTNLALERQLRDLREGIMRVRLVPVGELFTRMQFVIRDLMRDSQKNISLEMSGQNTEIDKFVIDRMIDPLLHLVRNAVSHGIESISERLQLGKPQQANIFLRAFTSGEMVVIEIEDDGRGIDTAAVHQKAKSQGLISPNTELDETTLLEILCQSGFSTRTSADLTSGRGIGMAVVKNTIFELGGFLAVKSIPDQGTCFTIHLPLTLAIADALIVKVCSQTFAIPQSAVREVLQVSSASLCLIENQEIFPYRNVPCPLLRLHTLFNLSPTDNHNLNNSPPKTNSTLTSVSPELLSVVVLGNNLSSLAIVVDHIIGLREIVVRPLSDPFVQVSGISGATELGDKRVVLILDPAALLQLSHHSLMNSFPPS; encoded by the coding sequence TGGATACCCTATGAATTACCCGCCACAGAATTACCTGAGACAACCCCAGCCAACAACCCAACAAACACCCCCCCATCTCCACCCCTAGATATTTCCCCCACCCAAAAACCCATCCAACCCGAAACATCCATCTCTACCCCCCCTACACCCCCCCTCCCCTCTGCCGTCGTCCGAGTAGACTTAGCAAAACTCGATGAACTGATGCGAATGGTTGGAGAATTAGTCATCGAGCGTTCCCGACTTACAGAAAACATCCAAAACCTCAAACACACTCTACCCACTCCCCAATGGCGAGAATTACTGCAAACCAATCTCGCCCTCGAACGCCAACTGCGTGATCTCCGCGAAGGTATCATGCGAGTCCGCCTGGTGCCGGTAGGAGAACTATTCACCCGAATGCAATTTGTAATTCGAGACTTAATGCGCGATAGCCAAAAAAACATTTCCCTCGAAATGAGTGGTCAAAACACCGAAATTGATAAATTTGTTATCGACCGCATGATCGACCCCCTCCTTCACTTAGTCCGCAATGCCGTCAGTCATGGCATTGAAAGCATCTCCGAACGCTTACAATTAGGCAAACCTCAACAAGCCAACATCTTCCTTCGTGCCTTTACCTCCGGCGAAATGGTCGTCATTGAAATCGAAGACGACGGACGCGGTATCGACACCGCCGCTGTCCACCAAAAAGCCAAAAGTCAAGGCTTGATTTCTCCCAACACCGAGCTAGACGAAACCACTCTTCTTGAAATTCTCTGTCAATCTGGCTTTTCTACCCGCACCTCTGCCGACCTAACCAGTGGACGTGGCATTGGTATGGCAGTTGTCAAAAATACCATTTTTGAACTCGGAGGCTTTTTAGCAGTGAAGAGCATTCCCGACCAAGGAACTTGTTTTACTATCCACCTACCATTAACATTAGCTATCGCTGATGCCTTGATTGTTAAAGTCTGTTCTCAAACTTTCGCTATTCCCCAGTCTGCTGTGCGCGAAGTCCTACAAGTTTCTTCAGCCTCTCTTTGTCTTATCGAAAATCAGGAAATTTTCCCCTACCGAAACGTCCCCTGTCCTTTGCTTCGTCTTCACACTCTTTTTAACTTATCTCCTACCGACAATCACAATTTAAATAACTCCCCTCCAAAAACTAATTCCACCCTAACTTCTGTATCCCCTGAACTCTTATCTGTCGTTGTTCTCGGCAACAACCTTAGTTCTCTTGCCATTGTGGTTGATCACATTATCGGTTTACGCGAAATAGTCGTGCGGCCCCTTAGTGACCCTTTTGTTCAAGTCAGCGGCATTTCCGGCGCTACCGAACTCGGTGATAAGCGTGTAGTTCTAATTTTAGACCCCGCCGCCTTATTACAACTCAGCCACCATTCCTTGATGAACAGCTTTCCCCCTTCCTAG
- a CDS encoding chemotaxis protein CheW translates to MIQVEDSPLQTYIIFEIATTTYAIATSLVRQMEMIENITPVPNTPVFVEGVVFSRGQVIPAINLRLRFGLEKIPYNSATRLIVTQIGNRICGLIADTAREFISIRDSDIQPPPETIKEGTNQYISGIVFLKNRTLLVVDPEQIINPQNTT, encoded by the coding sequence TTGATACAAGTCGAAGACAGTCCTTTACAAACTTATATTATATTTGAAATTGCCACCACAACCTACGCCATTGCCACAAGCCTTGTTAGGCAAATGGAAATGATAGAAAATATTACTCCAGTTCCTAACACTCCTGTTTTTGTAGAAGGTGTTGTTTTTTCTCGTGGACAAGTAATTCCAGCTATTAATTTGCGCTTGAGATTTGGTTTAGAAAAAATCCCCTACAACAGTGCCACTCGTCTTATAGTTACCCAAATTGGAAACCGAATTTGTGGTTTAATTGCAGATACCGCCAGAGAATTTATATCTATTCGAGATTCAGACATCCAACCTCCTCCTGAAACTATTAAAGAAGGCACAAATCAATATATATCAGGTATTGTTTTTCTCAAAAACCGTACTCTGTTAGTTGTCGATCCTGAACAAATTATCAATCCTCAAAATACAACTTGA
- a CDS encoding methyl-accepting chemotaxis protein: MAKKNKKNNSSEFINSSQKQEYSFNSLALNSLQSQTKKIQQTVQQIVQMGEQSNQDFILQINSIKEPINNITQILGFLTETANQAQGVSQFSEQLVSSVNEMAASIEQVTGSTVQLASACSITATSIEQTSKSITTTDQATQEMATSATQVTASITEIAASIKSVSRDTDSLTASVNETAASIEEITRSIQSVASSANDLTSAAEKTNSSINEMGASIEEVQATTENLAASIEEVSTSIEEMARSVSGVAQNANQITDAANGAASSASQLERSIRSVSTLTKQADEITQRVRKDAEIGGASVQKSIQGLNRVRDSMVLSADVMRDVGKRTGEISSIVDTINLISERTNLLSLNASIEAARAGDAGRGFAVVAEEIRNLADRAAQATSDIATIIKNLQLVVQTAVNTSNEGLRVADESSRLAEEGANGLKTILQGVEETTQLVKQIAVATSEQLGAGQNVVSAINTTATQAKQVAIATSEQVKSVQNIVQTTNQMRKIAAQTTMAMNEQGRAARDIIKSAQHTSTQAAQVHRATAEQANGASQILQAIELMRRVASSTARALAEQTVASDQMASESQRLTRLISGISKAISEQSTSTNQITSAIESIRRQSEQTAKAMSEQFTAVREMSVNINNISKQITSITNANREQKTILGGTLKELETLRLVTESHSEKVKTTQHLATTLLEMTQTILDFKF; the protein is encoded by the coding sequence ATGGCCAAAAAAAACAAAAAAAATAATTCTTCCGAATTTATAAATAGTTCTCAGAAACAAGAATATAGCTTCAATAGCTTGGCTCTCAATAGTTTACAATCTCAAACAAAAAAAATCCAACAAACAGTCCAACAAATCGTTCAAATGGGAGAGCAAAGCAATCAAGATTTTATCTTGCAAATTAACAGCATTAAGGAACCGATCAACAACATCACCCAAATACTAGGGTTTTTAACAGAAACAGCAAATCAGGCTCAAGGAGTAAGTCAATTCTCAGAACAACTCGTTTCCTCAGTAAACGAAATGGCAGCATCCATTGAACAAGTCACCGGCAGCACAGTTCAGCTTGCATCCGCTTGTTCTATAACAGCCACATCCATTGAACAAACAAGCAAATCCATAACTACCACCGACCAAGCAACTCAGGAGATGGCAACCTCAGCAACTCAAGTCACCGCCTCAATCACAGAAATTGCCGCCTCAATCAAAAGCGTTAGTCGAGATACCGACTCCCTAACCGCATCCGTAAACGAAACAGCAGCCTCCATCGAAGAAATTACCCGCTCAATACAAAGCGTAGCCAGCAGCGCCAACGACTTAACAAGCGCAGCCGAAAAAACTAACAGTTCCATCAACGAAATGGGAGCCAGTATTGAAGAAGTCCAAGCCACTACAGAAAACCTAGCAGCCTCTATAGAAGAAGTTTCTACTTCCATTGAAGAGATGGCCCGTTCTGTCAGTGGAGTAGCTCAAAATGCCAACCAAATCACTGATGCCGCCAACGGTGCCGCCAGCAGCGCCTCCCAGCTTGAGCGTTCGATTCGTTCTGTTAGCACTCTTACCAAACAAGCCGACGAAATTACTCAACGAGTCCGAAAAGATGCAGAAATTGGCGGAGCAAGTGTTCAAAAAAGCATTCAAGGATTAAATCGAGTTCGGGATTCAATGGTGTTATCGGCAGATGTAATGCGCGATGTGGGCAAACGCACCGGCGAAATTAGTTCTATCGTTGATACGATTAATCTGATTTCTGAACGCACCAACTTGTTATCTTTAAATGCCTCCATAGAAGCCGCACGGGCTGGAGATGCAGGACGCGGTTTTGCTGTAGTAGCTGAAGAAATCCGTAACCTGGCTGATCGCGCCGCCCAAGCAACCTCCGATATTGCAACGATCATTAAAAATTTGCAACTAGTTGTGCAAACTGCTGTGAATACTTCCAATGAAGGCTTACGAGTTGCCGATGAAAGCAGTCGATTGGCAGAAGAAGGCGCTAATGGGTTAAAAACTATACTCCAAGGTGTTGAAGAAACAACTCAATTGGTTAAACAAATTGCCGTTGCCACCAGCGAACAACTCGGTGCCGGTCAAAATGTTGTTAGTGCCATCAACACCACAGCCACCCAAGCTAAACAAGTTGCCATTGCCACTAGCGAACAAGTTAAATCTGTCCAAAATATCGTCCAAACTACTAACCAAATGCGGAAAATTGCCGCTCAAACTACAATGGCGATGAATGAACAGGGACGAGCAGCTCGTGACATTATTAAAAGCGCCCAGCATACCAGTACCCAAGCTGCACAGGTTCACCGCGCTACTGCCGAACAAGCAAACGGAGCCAGTCAAATTTTACAAGCAATTGAATTGATGCGACGTGTTGCTTCTTCTACAGCCCGTGCCCTTGCCGAACAAACGGTGGCTAGCGATCAGATGGCTTCGGAATCCCAACGTCTTACTCGCCTGATATCGGGAATCAGCAAAGCTATCAGCGAACAATCAACCAGTACCAATCAAATTACTTCTGCTATTGAAAGTATCCGCCGACAATCCGAGCAAACTGCTAAAGCTATGAGCGAACAATTTACAGCCGTCAGAGAAATGTCTGTTAATATCAACAATATTTCTAAACAAATCACATCAATTACTAATGCCAACCGAGAGCAAAAAACTATTTTAGGTGGTACTCTTAAAGAATTGGAAACTCTCCGTCTTGTAACAGAATCCCATAGCGAAAAAGTAAAAACAACTCAACATTTGGCTACTACATTGCTTGAAATGACTCAAACAATTTTAGATTTTAAGTTCTAG
- a CDS encoding HEAT repeat domain-containing protein produces MSTEPNDKQLTVDPKELTSPDESVRLRAVRALAPLSHKLEIQELLFPVLGDASWRVRKAVVEVLSEHSGSTLSTSLLRALRLSHRNASILSAVLELFVKSKCDVIPALIDCLKDSDTDLRIYSALALGEQMDPRGIPALIEALNDKEQNVRYHAIDALGELKATEAVEALTAIALSGDFFLAFAALNSLRRIGEPTVVDQLVPLLDDEMLCTVVAETVAELGDASMAAPLGMLFNKPSFPVDELLIAVNNLYERYEKTYQEGGYIADVVGAALTKEGAEKLIEVLRNKSSPELRIGVQILSRLNIPEVHHTLTQLLAKPALRSLAVDALVRYGKEVTPLLLEQLQSENTEIRRAAVLALGKIGDSRAVPALTDLLTNDPETTVVTAGALASIGDRRAFDALLSLCGHPEAGVRQAVVGSLNSLGHPAMLNKMVDLLQAPDPLMRESAVKIAGYFAFTECVTLLLDRCHDSDENVRRAAVELVPYIENGPVLPTLIHALQNDTPKVRAAAARAFGHIDGSLAYSHLLSALQDSDPWVRYYAARSLGSLEIPQSVDALGVVAKHDSAQQVRLAAIEALGLLGGYRAAAILAPLTEAEPDVAAAALKALGNISEPNSLAPLMKALNSSVPVRRRYAIRALGKRGGCGVEGTLADIASFDSDTEIVQVAIEALASLATPLAIEALVNLTAHPNRTADSVLALANLDAQHIEAVGRGLLHPDAEVRRSVVEVLTRMKHPRASEFLISALDDKDASVRLTALMGLELLGNRYAERKVALLAYTDPDLAVRRAAVAFQSS; encoded by the coding sequence ATGAGCACAGAACCAAATGATAAACAGCTAACAGTTGATCCCAAAGAACTAACAAGTCCAGATGAATCCGTGCGGTTGCGAGCCGTGCGAGCTTTAGCTCCTTTATCTCATAAACTAGAAATTCAGGAGTTGCTTTTCCCTGTCTTGGGAGATGCAAGTTGGCGAGTGCGTAAAGCAGTAGTGGAAGTTCTTTCTGAACATAGCGGCTCGACACTTTCAACTTCTCTACTGCGAGCATTACGACTTTCTCACCGCAACGCCAGCATTTTAAGCGCTGTGCTAGAGCTTTTTGTGAAGAGCAAGTGTGATGTTATTCCTGCTTTGATAGATTGCCTCAAAGATAGTGATACGGATCTAAGAATTTATTCGGCTTTGGCTTTGGGAGAACAAATGGATCCTCGTGGCATACCGGCCCTCATTGAAGCTCTTAATGATAAGGAGCAAAATGTCCGCTATCACGCTATTGATGCCCTTGGGGAACTCAAAGCAACGGAGGCTGTTGAGGCGCTTACAGCTATTGCTTTGTCAGGAGATTTCTTTTTGGCTTTTGCAGCCCTCAACAGTTTGCGACGAATTGGCGAACCGACTGTAGTTGATCAGCTTGTGCCCTTGTTGGATGATGAAATGCTTTGCACAGTCGTCGCTGAGACGGTGGCAGAGTTGGGCGATGCTAGTATGGCTGCACCGTTGGGGATGCTGTTTAATAAGCCAAGCTTTCCTGTCGATGAACTTCTGATTGCTGTTAATAATCTTTATGAGCGCTATGAAAAAACTTATCAAGAAGGTGGTTATATTGCAGATGTGGTAGGTGCAGCCCTGACTAAAGAGGGAGCCGAAAAATTAATTGAGGTTCTTCGCAATAAGAGTAGCCCTGAGTTACGAATTGGCGTACAGATTCTCAGCCGTTTAAATATTCCCGAAGTCCACCATACTTTGACTCAGTTACTAGCCAAACCGGCTCTGCGAAGTTTGGCAGTGGATGCGCTAGTCCGCTATGGCAAGGAAGTTACGCCACTACTTTTAGAACAACTGCAATCAGAAAATACAGAAATCCGCCGTGCAGCCGTACTGGCTTTGGGAAAAATTGGAGACAGTCGTGCAGTACCGGCTTTAACCGATTTATTGACAAATGACCCGGAAACTACAGTTGTGACGGCTGGGGCGCTGGCTAGTATCGGAGATCGTCGTGCTTTTGATGCTTTACTATCGCTTTGTGGCCACCCAGAAGCCGGTGTGCGTCAAGCGGTGGTGGGGTCCCTTAATTCTTTGGGTCATCCGGCTATGCTTAATAAAATGGTGGATTTGTTGCAGGCTCCTGACCCGTTGATGCGAGAGTCGGCGGTTAAAATTGCTGGTTATTTTGCTTTTACTGAATGCGTGACGTTGCTTTTAGATCGCTGCCATGATTCTGATGAAAATGTGAGGCGTGCGGCGGTTGAGTTGGTTCCTTATATTGAAAATGGGCCGGTGTTACCTACTTTAATCCACGCCTTGCAAAATGATACTCCCAAGGTGCGGGCGGCTGCGGCAAGGGCTTTTGGACACATAGATGGCTCTTTGGCTTATTCTCACCTTCTTAGTGCTTTGCAAGATTCTGACCCCTGGGTTCGTTATTATGCAGCACGTTCCCTTGGCTCTTTAGAGATTCCTCAGTCTGTGGATGCTTTGGGAGTCGTTGCTAAACATGATTCAGCCCAGCAGGTTCGATTGGCTGCTATTGAAGCGCTTGGTCTTCTGGGAGGCTATCGAGCGGCGGCTATTCTCGCTCCTCTGACAGAAGCAGAACCGGATGTGGCGGCTGCTGCTTTGAAGGCTTTGGGGAATATTTCTGAACCTAATTCTTTAGCGCCGCTAATGAAAGCGCTAAATTCTTCTGTGCCGGTGCGCCGTCGCTATGCTATTCGGGCTTTAGGAAAGCGTGGCGGCTGTGGAGTTGAGGGTACTTTGGCAGATATTGCTAGTTTTGATTCTGATACGGAAATTGTCCAGGTTGCTATCGAGGCTTTGGCTTCTTTGGCAACTCCTCTGGCGATAGAGGCTTTGGTAAATCTAACGGCTCATCCAAATCGCACTGCTGATAGCGTGCTGGCTTTGGCTAATCTTGATGCTCAGCATATTGAGGCTGTTGGACGCGGTTTGCTTCACCCTGATGCTGAGGTTCGCCGTTCTGTGGTGGA